The following proteins are encoded in a genomic region of Hyla sarda isolate aHylSar1 chromosome 3, aHylSar1.hap1, whole genome shotgun sequence:
- the LOC130360629 gene encoding uncharacterized protein LOC130360629 → MSEKTNISRSPSSEYIPSLHSEEESEESSSPACVSQDRLPKEPESRPEHQPKRGRGGLIVRGRGRGRVGARPGRANIEEGQDVPEVLIDDNLLIAMVEARPALWDSSDPKHARRQYCQALWEEVYRGICNSWEDLSEANGWFIGKQIKQHWTSIRDRHMRDLREEEQRPSGSGAYTKTPYIYRPLLGFLNKVHKIRKTQSSLRPTNQPTEPDPPASPTVPVPDPNTADQGQEHSPLPVSSSSRPNRQRIEKSFGDLIRPVRTGRRK, encoded by the exons ATGTCCGAAAAAACAAACATATCCAGAAGTCCCAGT TCAGAATATATACCATCCCTACATTCTGAAGAGGAATCGGAGGAGAGTTCGAGTCCCGCATGTGTCTCCCAGGATAGGCTTCCCAAAGAGCCTGAATCA cgtCCCGAGCATCAGCcaaaaagaggaagaggaggcctCATTGTCCGTGGCAGAGGACGTGGTCGT GTTGGCGCCAGGCCCGGGCGGGCGAATATTGAAGAGGGGCAGGATGTGCCTGAGGTGTTAATTGATGATAATCTCCTCATCGCCATGGTGGAGGCACGTCCTGCCCTTTGGGATTCGTCTGACCCAAAACATGCTAGGCGCCAATACTGCCAGGCTCTTTGGGAAGAGGTATACAGAGGAATCTGTAATTCCTGGGAGGACCTTTCAGAAGCCAATGGATGGTTCATTG GGAAACAGATCAAACAACATTGGACATCGATCAGGGACCGGCACATGCGGGACTTAAGAGAGGAGGAACAAAGGCCAAGTGGGTCGGGGGCCTACACGAAGACCCCCTACATATATCGGCCACTCCTCGGATTCCTCAACAAGGTTCACAAAATCAGGAA aacACAGTCGAGTCTGAGGCCAACTAATCAGCCAACAGAACCGGATCCTCCAGCCTCCCCCACCGTCCCTGTCCCAGACCCCAACACTGCTGATCAGGGACAAGAACATTCTCCCCTACCAGTGTCCTCATCATCCAGACCAAATCGCCAGAGGATTGAAAAATCCTTTGGAGATTTGATCCGGCCGGTGAGGACCGGTAGGAGAAAGTAG